The sequence CCTTCGGTGAAGCCCATAAGCTGAATAAGCTGGTTCTGGGGGTCGATCACCTGGCAACCCGTATTCTGGCTGGCGAGCGGGAAGATGCCATCCTCGAATTTCTGACAATGTCCAATCACTACTTCTGGGGGGCATACAATATTTCGGAGATGAACTCGTCTACGAACGTGACCCGGAATGGCTACGTCGACAACGATAAAAAGTCACCTGCCAAGGTCTTCACGGCTAACAACACGCCTTCCTTTGTGAATTCGTTCGAAAATCTGCCGATGCCTACTGAAGATTTCGTACGCAATTACGGACGTCGTCTGCACCATGTGGCGTACGAAGTACTCGACGGCGATCACAAGTCTGGTGAGAAAAACGTGGATTACGTCGTCCAGACTCTCAAGGACAAAGGCATTCCCTTCCTGGCACACGTGGTCGGGGAATGTCTGGATGAACCCAACCTGAAGCAGATTTTCTCCAAGCATTCCCAGTATTCGATTCTGATTACCGAATACGTGGAACGCTGCCACGCCTATGAGGGCTTCTTCACCAAGTCCAACGTGGCTGCGTTGACCGAAGCGGCAGGCAAGGACGAGCGCTACGATCACGGGCACGTCTTCGACTGACAGACGCTCCGCCCTGACGTCCCCCGGAATTCTGCGCTGCTCTACTCACACCAGGAATTGAGAACTCTATGAATCAGACTTCTAAGGAACTGCCACGGCTGGTCATCATTGGCGGAGGCTTCGCGGGCATCAACGTCGCCAAGGCATTCAAAAATGTCGCGGTAGAGATTGATCTGATCGACAAACGGAATTACCACCTGTTTCAGCCTCTGCTGTACCAGGTGGCAACCGGAGAGCTCGATCCAGCGAATATCGCCGCGCCGATCCGCAAGATCCTCTGGAAACAGAAGAACGTGCACGTGGCCCTGGGCAAAGTCACCAACATTGACTTCGATAAAAAGCTCGTGCAGTTTGACGGGGGCGAAATGGACTACGATTACCTGGTCATCGCCACCGGTGCCCAGCAGTCCTACTTCGGACATGACGAATATCGCGTGCACGCGCCCGGTCTCAAAACGATTGACGATGCCCTGGAAATCCGCCGCCGCCTCTTCCTCGCTTTCGAAGAAGCGGAATGGGAGGCCGACGAAGAGTCCCGCCGCAAAAAACTGACCTTCGTCATCGTGGGAGGCGGACCTACGGGCGTCGAACTGGCAGGCGCCGTGAAAGAAGTCGCTACTGAAACGCTGCCCAAGGAATTCCGCAATGTCCACTGTGACATGGCCCGCGTGATTCTCGTCGATGGCGGGGAACGTCTTGTGGGCCCTATGCCTGAAGATCTGGGCAAGAAAGCCCAGGAAGTGCTCGAAAAAATGGGCGTCGAAATCCACCTGCAGGTGCACGTGAACGAAGTCACTTCGGAAGGAGTCGTCATCGGCGATGAGACCATTCCCGCAGAGAACGTCTTCTGGGCGGCGGGCGTCCAGGGACAAGACCTGGCTAAAGAACTGGATGTCGAAACCGATCGCGGCAGTCGGATTGTCGTCAATCCGGACATGTCAATCCCCGGCCATCCCGAAGTCTTCGTCGTGGGGGATGCTGCCCATGCGACCGACGCCAAAACTGGAAAGCCGGTCCCCGGCGTCGCCCAGGGAGCGATCCAGACGGGCCGCTTTGTTGCCGAGATCATCAAGCAGGAACTCCAGGGCAATCCGCCTAAAGAACGTCCCGCATTCAGCTATTACGACAAAGGTTCCATGGCGATGATCGGCCGGGGGAACGCGATCGCTGCGATTGGCAAGGTGCATTACAGCGGCATCCTGGGCTGGATCTCCTGGAACATTCTGCATGTGATGTTCCTCGTCGGGTTCCGTAATCGTTTCAAAGTCATGCTGGACTGGCTCTGGAACTACATCTGGAAGACCCGCCGCTCACGACTGATTACCGGCGATCCCCAGGTCCATATCAAACGCCTGTACTCGGAACGACAGAAACGCGAAGAAGAAAAACGCCGCCGGCTGCTGCATCGTCATAAGGACGAGGAGCAGTAAACCTACAAGGGAACTTCCGTGAATTACCTGATGGCACTCGTCGTGGCCGGCCTGTTGATCCTGGGAATGTTCCTGTTTCGCTGGGTGGTCAGACATGCATTTCGACAGGAACTGCAGCAGCGCGGTGGAGACCTCTCACGGGAACAGAACTATGGGATGGAAGTTCCTTCCGGCGTCCTCATCTGGTTGAGTCTGACAGACTTCCTGTATGTCTTTCGAATTCCGATTTCCCTGCTGATCCTGGTGTGCGCACTCGGCTGCGCCTGGTATTGTGGAAATTGATGAAACCAGTTGAAATTAATTTCACTGGAGTGAAGACAGAGTTAAAGTAACTCTGCCTGCAAACACGTCACGAATAT comes from Gimesia chilikensis and encodes:
- a CDS encoding NAD(P)/FAD-dependent oxidoreductase produces the protein MNQTSKELPRLVIIGGGFAGINVAKAFKNVAVEIDLIDKRNYHLFQPLLYQVATGELDPANIAAPIRKILWKQKNVHVALGKVTNIDFDKKLVQFDGGEMDYDYLVIATGAQQSYFGHDEYRVHAPGLKTIDDALEIRRRLFLAFEEAEWEADEESRRKKLTFVIVGGGPTGVELAGAVKEVATETLPKEFRNVHCDMARVILVDGGERLVGPMPEDLGKKAQEVLEKMGVEIHLQVHVNEVTSEGVVIGDETIPAENVFWAAGVQGQDLAKELDVETDRGSRIVVNPDMSIPGHPEVFVVGDAAHATDAKTGKPVPGVAQGAIQTGRFVAEIIKQELQGNPPKERPAFSYYDKGSMAMIGRGNAIAAIGKVHYSGILGWISWNILHVMFLVGFRNRFKVMLDWLWNYIWKTRRSRLITGDPQVHIKRLYSERQKREEEKRRRLLHRHKDEEQ